The DNA sequence ctaaatttttaattttagtaacaaactaaatttgttaataatccACTAttctataatatattattaaattttggataaaatattactttttatatttaaaatttcacattttcttttaaatctATTACTAATCAGTgtgtttatattataagaaatgCTTAAATCGATtgctaaaaatataaattttattggtataaATTTATGGcagtaatatataattattttatattgttattataCAATTGTAATAGTAGATATTGTATAATAATATTACAATTGttgttaacaaaataattaataataataataataaatattgaaattaaaatattttttattaatatttataatttttattattattataattattaataattattaattatattactgCTATATATtaatcaatataataataaaactaatattgttataaaaaatttttataactaattttaatatttattgttgtAATTGTATGTTTATATactcaaattttttttatcattctatttattcattttttctcatatttttttctaattttattttgttctctcatacttatttattttcttttaatttttttcaatttcttcttctttttttctcatttttcttcattttctcattaattttctcttttttctattttttttattttcctcattctctcttttttttctcataaattttcttcttttttcatgtattttattatgattaattgtcataatattaatataatttaagataataaaattaatattttaatataatataataacaaaatcaatatttaatagaaaattttatattttctatattttttaaaattgataacaaatttaatattttcaaaaattttatttttaacaaattaCTCATCAATTTAATCcattactaaatttaataatatatttaatttttatcaaattaataataaatttcatagtCCATTACTTAAATTCCATTTCTACTTCATTACTCATCACATACAAAATTAATAACGGATTACTAAATCCATTATTATTGAATTGGTAATATGCTACGTAATAATAGACATAAAATTCGGAAagtattttgaagattttatgatttttgagaatttatttatataaaaaaattaacaagaacaatattttattaaaattagactAAAAAGTCATTGTATAATTTAAGGACAcaataattgataaattaagaaatacttttatttataatgaataattttgaaaaataagaattaaggcaatatttttcttttcatcataatatttttttgaattgaaaattaaaaatgaaatagaatttaaaatctctcagatttactcggATGTACTTATTGTTATATTAAATCTATGATTACCGTTTCAGGtaatattaaaagttttaaatttaatatcataaataaatataaaataattaaaaaaattttaaatttaatatcataaataaatataaaataattaaaatattcttattggTTTATAGATTCCCTCCTCAATGTTATTTTTATAGATATCATCGATGTAATAACAAATTATAACAAGTGATTATACAAGCTAATCGTGAAATGAATAATTTTGCTTGCTTGCAAAAAATTCTGAAACCCTTTACACCattaaatgaaatgaaatttaatttaatcagaCTTGTGCCACTGATGAGAAGCTGCATCTTCATTTTTATGCATGAGCTGATTGCTATCAGATGCGAGCCTTGCCAAGACACCGACTGCCTGAGAGTTGACGTAGGTGCATGGCTCGGTCATGCATGAAACGGTTCGTTCGTCCGAAAACTTGTCGTATTTGTCAGGTCCACCCAGAAACGCACCGGTTAGCTCATTAGGGTTCGGTCCTTTCCTATGGAGCCATTCAAAGCTCTTGGAGCAGTCGACGTTGTCTTTTGCTTCATTTAATGGAATAGAAGCGCCTCTGTGGTGTGCTTGAGTTGGTGGGTTGTTTCCAAATCCCACCATGAACGATCTGTTCAGCGGGTTTTTTCCTAGCAAATAATCCATCTGCGATTGTACACCATGTTAAGTTTCTAGTTCTTGATTCGTACAACATGGGTTGATCAGAATTTTTAGTACCTGTTGCTGGGCAAATTTCAAGAGGGCGGTTGAGTCGAATTGCTTTTGTCCACAGGTGACCTTTTGTTTGTAATCCTCGAGGATGTCACTGTAGACGGAAAACAATAAAGCTGCGCCTGTAACATATTGAGTGTTAGCCCCATCTCTCAAGTGAAGCATGCCACCTGAAATCAACGCAATACAGAACTTATCGTCAATATCTGTATTTCAAATGGTACGGTAAGCGATCATTAAATTTATTCGTAATTTTCTTGTAGAGGGAGAGAGGAGGAACCTGGAGTGAAATAAAGCTGATGAAAAGGGCTATCAGGGAGCACAGAACATACAAAGCTATCAGCTGCTTTTTTATGTGTTGTTAAGCCGTTCTTTCCTTTAAAAAAGTACTGCAATTATGAGAAAGACAATCAGCTTCAACAGAGAACTCTTCAGGATACGTCAAGAAGACAAGTCTTTCAATGTTTAGAGAGAAGAGAAATAAGAGAATGATGAACCTTGGAAAGCAGGATATTGGCTCCAGCGTATTTGAGATCCCAGCTAAACTCAGAAACATCAGCATTAATAGCTTCGTCTGTAAGGTATTTTAAGTACACGGAGTTGTGGGTTGCTTTATATAACCAAGTTGCAGCCCACATAAGCTCATCCTGGAATATTAATCATCCTTCAAGTTTAGCTTTTACTGTAAAAACTTACAGCCATatgcaagagagagagagagagagagagagagagagagagagaaagagtttACATTGTAGCCAGAGAAAGAGCAATAGAATGGGCATTCTCCATCATAAGTTCCTTTGTGTGATTTTGCAAATGTGAAAAgctgaaaaataaagaaaatattaattacgATTGTGTATCTTCCTGCAGCACAAATTAAGTAAACCCATAAATATTGCAAAGGTTACCTGTTTGGCTCTGTTGAGGAGACGACTAGAATAGGTATTATTGAAGCGTCTAAAAACAATGGAAGAAGCAGCCAGGGCAGCTGATGTTTCTGCTGCAATCTCTGTTCCAGGTTTATTTGAATCAATCTTCAACACAGTTCTTGGTGTCTTCATATTTTCTGGTCGAACCCAACATTCATGATCCTTTACTGGGTCTCCCACCTTCATCAACCGAAAAATTAAACAACCATCgatctcttaaaaaaaaaaaaaagatcagtTTAATCAAAACAAATAATCATCTGCTGATTATACCTGAACATACAAAGAGTTGGGTGTACTGCTGGCTTTCAGGAAATAATCTGTGCCCCATTGGATAGCGGCACGAACATTTTCCATCTCGCCGGCGGCTTCTATTTCTTTCTTATATGCAATAGCACTCCATGATAGAGTTGTAATGGTAAAAGCCATTGGAAATCCAAATTTAACATTGTCTCCTGCATCATAATATCCCCCAGAAAGATCCACCTATACATGCAAATATCAACAAAGATATCACCTTTATTTTCTTCATTCCTCGGGGGAAAAAAAAAGGTCTAAACTGATTTTTTATTACAACgtagagaaagaaaaaagactCACGTTTGCTTCTTTGCCATCGTCAAGGGCAGAATCTCCTCTCCAAGGAATCCTATTGTTTGATGGAAGTTTTCCTGATCTTTGTGCTTCCAAGAAAAGTATCGACTTTTTAAGAGCATGCTTATAATCAAAATGACCATTAACAGCACCCaaaagcccatgaaaaataacgAACCATGCTATAATAGTGGCCAAGTAAGATCTGATAAAATTACCCATGACGAAAAGGGTTTCAATTCACAGGGATCAGAATATAAATAAtgatatctattttattttcccccccaagagaaagaagaaaccaGGAGGGAAAATGAACCAGGGGGGAATGAAATGCCCTGTTTGGTGTTAGGAGCTTATAAAGGCAAAGGAAACAAGGAGGTTGAGCTTTTTCTGCTGAAATCGTTGGTTTTTAGAATAGAAAACACAAAGAAATTGTGGCTGTGATTGAAATGGGTAGTTTTCAGTTAGGGTTGTGGATGGTGGTAGAGAGATTCCTGGAGAAAAATGGGAGAGGTTATGtgactaaactaatctattttatattttttatataccaTTGATTAAGTCTAGCaataattattttctctaaaaaaaaaaaagtataggcAATAATTATCCATTTAACACTTTTCCATTTTGTATCAATcacatttgaaaagaaaagtatATTTGCCTGTTAATTATGTATGACCAAAATCACGAATTttgaatgaatttaaatatttttgtggcattttttaaatattattatatactattaattaatcaaaatttatgtgctaatgtaaataaaaaaaatatcttgcCACAACCCACTTTTTTAATTCAGATATATGtctatttaattcttttattttaaatgaagttAGATTATAGTTTctagaaattatattttttaagtaaataatatataatttaaaattaaatatttatattaaaattcagcaAAAAGAATTTTGatacaaatattaatataaaaattattaaatgtatttttatataaaattaaatatataaatttctatatataaacCCATTATATTTAAAAGGAGCTAAAGTGGTATATTCATATTATGCATCATACTAATATATatctttatttgaatttttaaataataattaatttattttttatttaaactttttctaatttgattattttttaaattactgaaaattattaatttttttaaaaaattatattttatacatgaacaaatatttttacaaaCTTAAAAgtttctaatatatatattagttttaaatgtaaaaaattctaatatattacttttaaatataaaatataatcaagttcttatttgaaaatttatgataaatataaaaagtaatactttataatataaatatattaaatttatatttgtaataaaaatttactaataattttaaaatatttattataaataaatattagtaataataatttaaattctgttatttaattaataattaaataaaaataactataaataataatttatattaatttttatatagttAAATAATCAATGTGTCATGAAAAGatttttaatgaaatgattttgaattcaaattaaactattaattataactttattttaattcatattaatcacattttaatttgtatatactattaaatataattatgttttaaattaatggattaaaaagaaaatcgccgttgccggggatcgAACCCGGGTCACCCGCGTGACAGGCGGGTATACTCACCACTATACTACAACGACTGGCTTGTTGTGTAATCATTACAGATTTATTTGATTTGTTTagaattagatttttttattttttatgtttaaatttaattaaaatattcttttatttgtaaaataatGTCTTTATTCTTTTGTATCAAGTGaacactaattaatttattttaatattgaatctcttatatttttaattattgatattatttattcatttgaatttatttaacttGATCAAAGATAGAAATTCAGTTAAAAGGATTAAAGATTTTTTACTTTatagaatataaataatttttaattatttattcatttataatGTCTCTTgtactttattaatttttttttcaattttaattatatttcttttttttttttaaatctttcaattgttagattgattttttaaaagttttaaattattaatttacttggattttttttttggttgagACAATTTCTTACAACTATATATGGGAacatacaaattattttgttatctAAAGAGAAAGTTTCTTTATTATTCttcgaaatatatatatatatatatatatatatatatatatatatatatcgacatatattttaattaatttttttaattatttgaatttattttttcttattggAAGTTTATCTATATAAAatcactttaaaaataaaaatttatcattatcTCACAAAAATTAACACTAACTTTACGTCATAAtaaactgattgattttaattaaataagagattttttataagatattgaaatgaaaaaaatttatttattaaaattgaatcgaataaaatttttatgaaaattaatttaaaaggaaaaaagctttttttattttttttaaaaaattatgaaatgttATCTAAcatattaaaatcattattttaatcttttttgtTTTATAATGAGAAATGaacttttcataatttttttgtttttaaatcaattttcatataaatcaatttaaaaggaaaaaaagactcattttttagtttatttttaaaattatatttaatattacatcACATGttaaaatcattattttaaatttccagTTTGATAAGGCAAAagtatctttttattttaattgaattataaaaataaaaactaaattaataattaaagtacaaaaagtttatgaattttaaatttatataaatattataaataatttaaataataaatatttaactataaattataaatacttatatgaaataataatattaattaagttacttaaaatataaatttgtaggtaatttattaattttatagatgataaatataattattgatgatctgagattcagaaaatagggtttacaatgaattctgtaaaactggaaaaaaccTAGACCTAGAGAAGAGTATTTCTCCGCTAGTGACATGCTAATAGAACGTATATCATTGGTCCACCTATCCCTGCTACGTTAATATAAACGTACGAgagaatcagatctctgctccatgcgtaacgacctCTGATTCTTTTAGGACGCGTATGCGGGTGGATCCACACGAGGGACATGCGGATCTACTTCCTGGTTTCAGGTTGGGCCAGAGGGTGAGGTACGGGCCAAGCCCAACGAGAATCGACTAGTCCAGCCGAAAAGGTCGGGCTGGCCTTGGAGATGGGAAGCTGGACTTAGTGCAAGTCGTGAGGTTTGAGAGTTTCGGGATGATGGATCTGCATCGTGGACTGGACCCCAGGCCGGGGAGGGAGACCAACggtcattaattatatttttttattgaaaatttaaaaaaaggaaTCCGATCTTtactaaaaagaaaataataacttttaaaaattaatttataatttaaaaaatttaactttttcattattttataatttaaaacctTAAAGTTAACTTATTAATAGTCACGAGATTCGAGGATGTCTTAGGCTTCCATTCTAAAGAGGGAAATGATGTTAGATCGAGTCTGGCGGAATACAAACAAATCCAAATCCTGGATATGTGTAAACCCGATCAAGACAAAAATTACCTACCCAAACAGTGCGTTCACATGAGTATGACCCCGGACACAATGCACTGCAGCAAAGGCAAGAAAAAGAATATTCCTGTTACGAATTATGTCTGAAGAAGAAGCTGAAATTTCAGTTCAACTTTAAACATCCAATTCTAGGCAAGAATAAACATGATGAGAACATGTTGTCTGATAGAAAGAATACAAGGTTGCTTTCATATTTTTCCATTAAATCCCCACTCTGAAAGTATGGAGAACAGGCAAGAGAAAATCCATTATCTTCTGTGAACCTTTAATCAACAGTCAAAAGAAAAATCATTCCCTTCTCGCATACGTAAAACCAAACCcacattcaaaatttttagCCTGCTAAACATATGATGCCATCTGATGGAGGAGGTGTTTCTTCGACTCTTGATTCCGAAAATATTTGACTTCTTCAAACTATGAACATCCTTTTCTAAGTAAAAACCTTCTTCGTCACAATAAGCCAGCTTCGAAAAGATTTCTCCGTCTTAAAGTCTCATCTACAAGTTTGAAAGTTTTCTTCACAAGTTTCTGATCAAGAGCAGTTGttctatatattttaaacaCACGATCCACACGATCAGGAGTGGTGCTTTGAAAATATAACTCCTCAAATTTCTTCTTCACAAATCTGAAGAAAAAGATCAGTAAAAATGGTCATTGAGTTTCTGGAACTTATATAAAGACCCAAGTCAGTGGAAACTGCAGAGAGTGTTTCTTATGTATTCAATGAGTTCATGTCTATCATTCAAAGCAAACTCTACAGGTACAGAATCATAGGACTATTTGCTCAAGTACAAAATGCTTACTCGTATGCGTGCTCGATCTCTTGTTTGCCTGTGGAAATTGGCTGGTAATCCTTGAACCACTCGCATACGTTCAATGGCACCTATACAACGTAAAATATCAATGATCAAACTAATATTAATTTCGTAAATTACTGAATAAAAATGAGATGTACATTGTACAAGCTCTTACTTTCAGAACCTTCTTCTCAAATAAGTCAAATTTGTTGAGAAAAAGCATGAAGGATGTTTTCTGCATACAACAACCCAGAATTCCAAAGTAAAATTAAACCAGGAAACTACAGAGAGAGTAAGACAGTATCAGAGAGAGATGCATAAAAACAAAACCTCAAAACATGGCTGCTTCAGGACCCATTCAAAAAGCTCCTTTGTCTCCATCATACGATTCTTGTTTTCGTCCTCAAAGAGTGTCTGATCATACCTAATAATAAACTACCAATTCAAAGTTCTTTCCAAATTGACAAGTGCTCTGATATTGTAATGTCAAAGTCACATGTTAACAGATAACAGTTCAATAAGTCCTTACTGACGGTAAATACCCATGTAGTTTAAAACTTAGTGGCTACCATCACCAGCTTAATGTTGAATAATGCCTTAGCATTGAGCCAGTGTTCATTACTTGGAATAAGTTTCAATATCTCATGGTTGAGAATTGGTTAAGCTTACTCGCTAATTGCAGCACAAAAAATTACAGCTTTACTCCTTCAAATAGATGGATCCATTTCCGCCTTTCATTTCTCTGGCCACCAACATCAAAAAGTCTGTAAACTTCACCACTTTTCTTGTTCTCTCCAACAGGACTGTTGAAAGTTATAGCCAACATGAGTTGAATGAACTATGTAAAAGCACCATGCACATGGAGGGAACTCGTGGATTTAAATACATGGGAAGAATGCTCATTTATAATGGCAGATGTACAGTAAACCATAAAACAAAATTGTAGTGTATTGGTTTTGGAACAGTATAACAAACACAGCAACAACAATAATTAAGCCTCAATCCCAAACTAGTTGGTTCAGCTACACGCAACTCAACTTTGTTTGAGACCAAACGGTAAGtcaaaaactcaaaaatcatcaaaatgcaAAGAGAGAAGTgcacaataaaaaaattcattcacCTGAACTGGATTTCTACGACACCAGTTGTCCGAACTCTTGCATAAAGAACATCTTCCTGCAATATCAAATGCTTAGAAGCTGTTTAAAAGAACCATAACCGTGAGGATCTATCATCTAAACAAAGTTCTCCGAATGAATTGCTCATAGAAGCTAAAATGCCAATAAAATGTATGCTTTGAATATCCAGACTCCATAGTTGAGGTATAAAATCTACTTTGTGACATGTAAGTATTTCACAGGCTTAATCACAAAAGAATCCAAACATTTTCTCAAAATTGCAATTTAATCCAATCATTTCAGTTTGGCAATTCAGGCAAATTTAGTTGCAATTTTATCCGAGCgactaaaattgaaaataattggattaaattgCAATATTGTGAAAAGGTTTGGTttactcttcttctttctttcccaTTAGGCCTATTTCAAAAATGCTCAAATGCAATCAGCAAACCACTAGATGGACTATTTTGCTCTTCAGTTACCCCATTTATCAtgattctttttctttattcctCTCTTCTAAAACAACACATTTCTACAAAATTCTAATCACTGACATGTGAATTGTTATATCATAAAAGtttccttaaattttatttgacaaGTAACATAACAATATCTGTTAACTGTAAATcagaattgaaaaattaaacaaaaaatgaTTAATCAGGTTATCAATGTcatttgttagaaaaattattgaTGGGA is a window from the Manihot esculenta cultivar AM560-2 chromosome 16, M.esculenta_v8, whole genome shotgun sequence genome containing:
- the LOC110603497 gene encoding endoglucanase 16, whose amino-acid sequence is MGNFIRSYLATIIAWFVIFHGLLGAVNGHFDYKHALKKSILFLEAQRSGKLPSNNRIPWRGDSALDDGKEANVDLSGGYYDAGDNVKFGFPMAFTITTLSWSAIAYKKEIEAAGEMENVRAAIQWGTDYFLKASSTPNSLYVQVGDPVKDHECWVRPENMKTPRTVLKIDSNKPGTEIAAETSAALAASSIVFRRFNNTYSSRLLNRAKQLFTFAKSHKGTYDGECPFYCSFSGYNDELMWAATWLYKATHNSVYLKYLTDEAINADVSEFSWDLKYAGANILLSKYFFKGKNGLTTHKKAADSFVCSVLPDSPFHQLYFTPGGMLHLRDGANTQYVTGAALLFSVYSDILEDYKQKVTCGQKQFDSTALLKFAQQQMDYLLGKNPLNRSFMVGFGNNPPTQAHHRGASIPLNEAKDNVDCSKSFEWLHRKGPNPNELTGAFLGGPDKYDKFSDERTVSCMTEPCTYVNSQAVGVLARLASDSNQLMHKNEDAASHQWHKSD
- the LOC110604013 gene encoding LOW QUALITY PROTEIN: guanine nucleotide-binding protein alpha-1 subunit (The sequence of the model RefSeq protein was modified relative to this genomic sequence to represent the inferred CDS: inserted 1 base in 1 codon) — its product is MLHIVIQNMGSLCSKQRRYSEADAEETAQAAEIERRIEQEAKAEKHIQKLLLLGAGDSGKSTIFKQIKLLFQSGFDESELKSYISVIHANVYQTIKILHDGSKELAQNETDSSKYVISSENKEIGEKLAEIGGRLDYPCLTKELAQETETLWKDAAIQETYIRGNELQVPDCAQYFMENLQRLSDPNYIPTKEDVLYARVRTTGVVEIQFSPVGENKKSGEVYRLFDVGGQRNERRKWIHLFEGVXAVIFCAAISEYDQTLFEDENKNRMMETKELFEWVLKQPCFEKTSFMLFLNKFDLFEKKVLKVPLNVCEWFKDYQPISTGKQEIEHAYEFVKKKFEELYFQSTTPDRVDRVFKIYRTTALDQKLVKKTFKLVDETLRRRNLFEAGLL